The following are encoded together in the Plasmodium vinckei vinckei genome assembly, chromosome: PVVCY_12 genome:
- a CDS encoding ribonucleases P/MRP protein subunit POP1, putative codes for MESTINGKKNESSHLSKKENKEKENNIKNNENNKLAKMNNNNEKIYKPLQDITNNSEIKSFNQNVILWSSSFFSLKEDDLKIFGIELKKRNIFKRCFQRIHKNKRRRCMSFNPYRVPLSCKKVAFDEMLISEPKIMKKKKKKKKIYNNPNMPHDYFYKKYIFRAKKKNWLETHLYHSKKFKMIDIYGYKLALKNCSKISRRIFRYHKRKSLIHDMSYVEVIQISGNENDIIHILKKITNIEQANMIKEKYLLGILLGKMFIYKYDPAHEKNDTKTDQPGKEENQNFFNAENCLICPAYFLWRSKEEKTTSSKKDKKKSKINLASQINEYKNDKTEKIENKNKGDTLRDLWIFIHPVCLKEIIENFENVISCEINRISNKVNIKHIKNICMYELIGPNSFNLLVNILKVKSKYIMREKKDIYHYKYEHITLPTDFVIPMYAILPKTIGPFLLNYKINENLSDKLVENIDKQTNEDSNKINEQMVTEKENNQNIPCLNALNYLREKNKKGNKFLLKANNFSPYDNNILMNEKIKQNVIKTFKINKYKHVRSRKKKKVKLAILKMLSKNKNIAPYDVIKEKKQSNTFLNLVNEVDINMKNERKNNAIFDNNMLDNYVDNFLDECKKEEMDRNNQNDVWSVKESEEDEILTELQKTKEQIKNNSQKYIKIPILIINKSDNNNKRFFILCPAKKKSSVLFNLLVRNGSIAIGLKEREKIFKCLDFLCYPKDFPDSVGGMAYNNIREQLSKKKHFKKPINKRVNYYCLGINNPFNYSWISIYPYTNNNIKIIRVTDSYNIFLIKTFLNRFVSISLNKLNDINDLESFYTFMEDVKSKFYVLSNYFISVYVYAYKEGTPKRLSHICSISLKKLIKFFTQYPNTKKIQKWLVHKKIEAKKIYNSKKIEKPKEPVISRYKNRVVKKRELKKNANNKQNISYILQTEDKQSDTQKCENNNEEIILASKKIIGFVSSGGHVLSKGYGYGVAHISFYLFLENILYHIFVLKLITSNEIKASQNGTDFTCLALMRNTNSSHYYHVWLSLVAEDKYLPF; via the exons ATGGAATCAACCATAAatgggaaaaaaaatgaaagcaGTCACCTTAGtaagaaagaaaataaggaaaaggaaaataatataaaaaataatgaaaacaataaactagccaaaatgaataataacaatgaaaaaatatataaaccaCTCCAAGATATCACAAACAATTCtgaaataaaatcatttaatcaaaatgttatattatggagttcatcattttttagtttGAAGGAAGacgatttaaaaatatttggaaTCGagctaaaaaaaagaaatatattcaaaagaTGTTTTCAAAGAATtcataaaaacaaaaggaGAAGGTGTATGTCATTTAATCCATATAGAGTACCACTATCATGTAAAAAAGTGGCATTTGATGAAATGCTAATATCTGAACctaaaataatgaaaaaaaaaaaaaaaaaaaaaaaaatatataataatccTAATATGCCAcatgattatttttataaaaaatatatttttagagccaaaaaaaaaaattggcTAGAAAcacatttatatcattctaaaaaatttaaaatgatTGATATATATGGTTATAAATTagctttaaaaaattgtagtAAAATAAGTAGACGGATTTTTAGATATcataaaagaaaatcatTAATACATGACATGTCTTATGTAGAAGTAATACAAATATCtggaaatgaaaatgatataattcatattttaaaaaaaattacaaatattGAACAAgcaaatatgataaaagaaaaatatctATTAGGCATCTTATTAGGAAAGATGttcatttataaatatgatcctgcacatgaaaaaaatgacacCAAAACAGATCAACCTGGTAAGGAAGAAAATCAAAACTTTTTCAATGCAGAAAATTGTCTTATATGCcctgcatattttttatggagatctaaagaagaaaaaacaaCAAGCTCAAAAaaggataaaaaaaaaagtaaaataaatctAGCTAGCCAAATTAacgaatataaaaatgataagacagaaaaaatagagaataaaaataagggTGATACTTTAAGGGATCTTTGGATATTTATTCATCCAGTTTGTTTGAAAGAAATTATAGAAAACTTTGAAAATGTAATATCTTGTGAAATAAATAGAATTTCTAATAAAgtgaatataaaacatattaaaaatatttgtatgtATGAATTAATTGGGCCTAAtagttttaatttattagtaaatattttaaaagttaaatcaaaatatattatgagagaaaaaaaagatatttatcattacaAATATGAGCATATAACATTACCAACAGATTTTGTTATTCCTATGTATGCAATTTTACCTAAAACAATTGGGCCTTTTCTGCTtaattacaaaattaatgaaaatttgtCTGACAAATTAGtagaaaatatagataaacAAACTAATGAGgatagtaataaaataaatgaacaGATGGTAActgaaaaggaaaataacCAGAACATCCCATGTCTTAATGctttgaattatttacgagaaaaaaataaaaaaggaaataaatttttattgaaaGCAAATAATTTCAGTCCctatgataataatatacttatgaatgaaaaaataaaacaaaatgttataaaaacttttaaaattaataaatataaacatgtaAGGAgtaggaaaaaaaaaaaagtaaaattagccatattaaaaatgttaagtAAAAACAAGAATATTGCACCTTATGAtgttataaaagaaaaaaagcaaaGTAATACATTTCTTAACCTGGTGAACGAAGTAGATATAAAcatgaaaaatgaaagaaaaaataatgctatatttgataataatatgttagATAATTATGTAGACAACTTTTTAGATGAAtgtaaaaaagaagaaatggATAGGaataatcaaaatgatGTTTGGAGTGTAAAAGAATCAGAGGAAGATGAAATTTTAACGGAACtacaaaaaacaaaagaacaaattaaaaataattcacaaaaatatataaaaataccaatattaataataaataaaagtgataataacaataaaagattttttattttatgcccagcaaaaaaaaaaagttcaGTTTTATTCAATTTATTAGTTCGAAATGGATCAATAGCTATAGGATTAAaagaaagagaaaaaatttttaaatgtttagattttttatgttatcCTAAAGATTTTCCTGACTCTGTTGGTGGAATGgcttataataatataagagagcaattatcaaaaaaaaaacattttaaaaaacctataaataaaagagtaaattattattgctTAGGAATAAATAATCCATTCAATTATTCATGGATATCTATATATCCCTATACtaataacaatattaaaattataagagTTACAgattcatataatatttttttaattaaaacatttttaaatcgaTTTGTTTCGAtatcattaaataaattaaatgatataaatgacTTAGAATCATTTTACACATTTATGGAAGATGtaaaatcaaaattttatgttttatccaattattttatttctgtTTATGTCTATGCATACAAGGAGGGAACCCCGAAAAGGTTGTCACACATTTGCTCCATATCCTTGAAGAAGttgataaaatttttcactc AATACCCCAACACGAAAAAAATCCAAAAATGGCTAgttcacaaaaaaatagaagcaaagaaaatatataatagtaaaaaaattgaaaagcCCAAGGAGCCAGTTATTTCGAGGTATAAAAACAGAGTCGTTAAAAAAAgggaattaaaaaaaaatgcaaataataaacaaaatatatcatatatacttCAAACAGAAGATAAACAGTCTGATACACaaaaatgtgaaaataataatgaagaaataattttagcatcgaaaaaaataattggtTTTGTTTCTAGTGGTGGGCATGTCCTATCAAAAGGATATGGATATGGAGTTGCTCATATTTCcttttacttatttttggaaaacatattatatcaCATATTTGTTTTGAAATTAA TTACatcaaatgaaataaaagcTAGTCAAAATGGAACTGACTTCACGTGTTTAGCATTAATGAGGAATACCAATTCGTCCCATTATTACCACG TTTGGCTTAGCTTGGTGGCAGAAGACAAATACCTTCCTTTTTAA
- a CDS encoding lysophospholipase, putative, giving the protein MDPYQEESQGNNVMLKSGNKDPKIMGNPDIGYFTNKHGLKIKTFNWLVKAPVGIVFLVHSLNSHCRFDYLKHNATIVNNDKAVLNDGDNFYVHKDSWIEELNKNGYSVYGLDLQGHGESECLKGEKTYIKEFDDFADDVLQYMNSIHESIIKEAANNDYKNGKNAIKQKKRCKKCDLILKDEYDICCANEDKILARSLRTRQPGHNQYKRPDYNIEPYKTPLPMYLVGLSMGGNIVMRILELLSQRRYNYYNRLNIKGACSLSGMVSAKDLKKRPSWKYFYIPGMTISSLLFPKSRFMPNVTCQTYPYLKDLYSFDKIFNDQPITNKFAYKLLEATDTLNKDIDSMPKNVPLLFVHSINDQKCDHADAQDFYNNLKTKKKEFHSIEDMEHMITMEPGNEKVLKKLVDWLEDTQKVKKKVKNNLRSDDDKSALPKKKYPPMRNRGIALYHPKPKIPQEQVAQA; this is encoded by the coding sequence atggatccATATCAAGAAGAATCACAAGGTAACAATGTTATGTTAAAATCGGGTAATAAAGACCCGAAAATAATGGGTAATCCTGATATTGgttattttacaaataaacATGGCTTGAAgataaaaacatttaatTGGCTTGTCAAGGCACCTGTAGGAATAGTATTTCTAGTGCACTCTTTAAATTCACATTGTCGatttgattatttaaaacataatgCCACTATAGTAAATAATGACAAGGCTGTTTTAAATGATGGAGACAACTTTTATGTCCATAAAGATAGTTGGATTGAagaattaaacaaaaatggTTATTCTGTTTATGGTCTAGATTTACAAGGACATGGTGAATCAGAATGCTTAAAGGGTGAAAAAACCTACATTAAGGAGTTTGATGATTTTGCTGATGATGTACTTCAATATATGAATAGTATACATGAATCAATCATTAAAGAAGCTGCCAATAATGATTACAAAAATGGTAAAAACgcaataaaacaaaaaaaaaggtgCAAGAAATGTGATTTGATTTTAAAAGATGAATATGATATTTGTTGTGCCAATGAAGATAAAATTCTAGCCAGAAGTTTACGTACGCGCCAACCAGGACATAATCAATATAAAAGACCTGACTATAACATAGAACCGTATAAAACACCTTTACCAATGTATTTAGTTGGATTATCAATGGGAGGAAATATTGTTATGAGAATATTGGAATTATTATCACAAAGAAGatacaattattataatcgactaaatataaaaggtGCCTGTTCATTATCAGGAATGGTATCAGCAAAAGATCTAAAAAAACGGCCTTCatggaaatatttttatataccgGGAATGACAATATCATCTCTTTTATTTCCAAAATCTAGATTTATGCCAAATGTAACGTGCCAAACATATccatatttaaaagatttatattcatttgataaaatatttaatgacCAACCTATTACTAATAAATTTGCTTATAAATTATTGGAAGCTACTGATACTTTAAATAAGGATATAGACAGTATGCCAAAAAATGTGCCCTTACTTTTTGTTCATTCTATTAATGATCAAAAATGCGATCACGCAGACGCTCaggatttttataataatttgaaaactaaaaaaaaagaatttcACAGTATAGAAGATATGGAACATATGATTACAATGGAACCtggaaatgaaaaagttCTCAAAAAACTTGTAGATTGGCTAGAAGATACacaaaaagttaaaaaaaaagttaaaaataaCCTTAGAAGTGATGATGACAAGAGTGCCTTGCCAAAGAAGAAGTATCCACCAATGCGAAACCGTGGTATTGCATTATATCATCCAAAGCCTAAGATCCCCCAAGAGCAAGTTGCCCAAGCGTAA
- a CDS encoding lysophospholipase, putative, which produces MPDNQSSENDKQKGGSSSGGNKKSEKLDGRPKIDTFNNKNGLAIKTYAWEIKNPVAILFLVHGLSGNARFEYLKHNVTLVGYEKAILNDADNYYIYKGSWVEEFNKKGISVYGLDLQGHGLSEGWENLVKHVREFDDMVYDVLQFINRVHDTLCLEKYKSNLNSGENANSLHNNIINTKLPPFYIMGQSMGGNISLRLLETLEKSKDITANNNKINIRGAISLAGMISIDEMLKKPSFKYFYMPFGKMLSATFPSLRILPPLEFKKFPYVNDIFKYDKNVSLRPVTCKLGYELFRAIENLNNDISYLPKDVPLLFVHSREDTACFFGGVQRFFNNVKSNNKELFALDDMDHVLTMEPGNERILKKVTEWILNLSSRN; this is translated from the coding sequence aTGCCTGACAATCAATCAAGTGAAAACGATAAACAGAAAGGAGGTAGCTCATCTGGTggcaataaaaaaagtgaaaaattAGACGGAAGACCTAAAATTGAtacatttaataataaaaatggactagctataaaaacatatgcatgggaaataaaaaatcctgtggctattttatttttagttcATGGATTAAGTGGGAATGCACGTTTTGAgtatttaaaacataatgTTACATTAGTAGGGTATGAAAAAGCTATACTAAATGATGCagataattattatatatataaaggtAGTTGGGTTGaagaatttaataaaaaaggaataagTGTATATGGGTTAGATTTACAAGGTCATGGTTTATCAGAAGGATGGGAAAACTTAGTGAAACATGTTAGAGAATTTGATGATATGGTTTATGATGTTTtacaatttattaatagaGTTCATGATACATTATgtttagaaaaatataagagtAATCTTAATAGTGGTGAAAATGCAAATTCTctacataataatattataaatacaaaattacctccattttatattatggGCCAATCAATGGGAGGAAATATATCTTTGCGTCTTTTAGAAACGTTAGAAAAATCGAAAGATATAACagctaataataataaaataaatataagagGTGCTATATCATTAGCAGGTATGATATCCATCGATGAAATGCTAAAAAAACcttcatttaaatatttttatatgccaTTTGGAAAAATGTTATCAGCAACTTTTCCTAGTTTACGAATTCTTCCGCCATTAGAATTTAAGAAATTCCCATACgtaaatgatatatttaaatatgataaaaatgtatcatTAAGACCAGTTACTTGTAAGCTTGGTTATGAATTATTTAGAGCtattgaaaatttaaataatgatattagCTATTTGCCAAAAGATGtaccattattatttgttcatTCACGGGAGGATACTGCTTGCTTTTTTGGTGGTGTTCAaagattttttaataacgtcaaatcaaataataaagaactATTTGCTTTAGACGATATGGATCATGTTTTAACTATGGAACCAGGAAACGAAcgaattttaaaaaaagtcaCAGAGTGGATTCTAAACCTATCATCCCGCAACTAA